From Phycodurus eques isolate BA_2022a chromosome 1, UOR_Pequ_1.1, whole genome shotgun sequence, one genomic window encodes:
- the lmbr1l gene encoding limb region 1 homolog-like protein isoform X1 — METDDVSVREQLFHNRVRETIICVLLFTCLYVMSYLILARFKKTAEFVTDDIEDATVNKIALWLCTFTLSVAVCAVLLLPISILSNEVLLTFPQSYYMQWLNGSLIHGLWNLVFLFSNLSLVFLMPFAYFFTESEGFVGSKKGVMARVYEAVVLLLLLALLVLGIVWVASALLHDNMARKSLYDLWEYYLPYLYSGISLFGVLLLLLCTPFGLSRMFNVTGSLLVKPRLFEDVDDALSCTTFEEDSLSRKLKCGSPQSCWVKLNIEAMKKEHQAVRTKRLALETWRKASPWQRNLGYPLAMLTLLALTVLCVLMVCFNVLELLFDETAMPRGMEDPHLGMASFSMFGSLGAAVQVVLILYLMVSSVVGFYSSPLFTGLVPRAQDTNLTQIIANCVSLLILSSALPVFSRTLGITRFDLLGDFGRYNWLGNFYAVFLYNMLFAGLTSASLIKTVTWAVQRELIHAFGLHRLPLTVSRSTVPFRLLLASGLSKIQ; from the exons ATGATATTGAGGATGCAACTGTCAACAAAATTGC GCTGTGGTTGTgtacattcacactgtcagtTGCAGTTTGTGCGGTGCTACTTCTCCCCATCTCTATTCTGTCTAATGAGGTGCTGCTCACCTTCCCACAGAGCTACTACATGCAATGGCTCAATGGATCTCTCATCCATG GGTTGTGGAACTTGGTGTTCCTTTTCTCTAATTTGTCCCTGGTCTTCCTCATGCCATTTGCCTACTTCTTCACTGAGTCTGAGGGGTTTGTCGGGTCCAAGAAG GGAGTGATGGCACGAGTATATGAAGCAGTTGTCCTGTTGTTGCTGCTAGCGCTCCTGGTTTTGGGCATTGTGTGGGTTGCATCAGCCCTTCTCCACGACAACATGGCCAGGAAGAGCCTCTATG ACCTGTGGGAGTATTACCTTCCCTACTTGTACTCTGGCATCTCTCTTTTTGGAGTACTGCTGCTCCTGT TGTGCACACCTTTTGGGCTGTCTCGAATGTTCAATGTAACAGGCAGTCTGCTGGTTAAACCTCGG CTGTTCGAAGATGTCGACGATGCCCTCAGCTGCACCACATTTGAGGAGGACTCGCTCTCCAGGAAACTGAAGT GTGGCAGTCCTCAATCGTGCTGGGTCAAGCTGAACATTGAGGCGATGAAGAAAGAGCACCAAGCAGTCCGAACAAAGCGTTTAGCCTTGG AGACGTGGAGGAAAGCTTCGCCGTGGCAGAGAAACTTGGGTTATCCACTGGCTATGCTTACGCTCCTCGCTCTCACA GTTTTGTGTGTCCTGATGGTCTGTTTTAATGTGCTGGAGTTGCTCTTTGATGAGACTGCTATGCCCAGAGGAATGGAA GATCCTCACCTTGGGATGGCCTCCTTCTCCATGTTTGGCTCACTGGGTGCAGCAGTTCAAGTAGTCCTTATACT CTATCTAATGGTGTCATCGGTAGTTGGATTCTATAGTTCACCTCTTTTCACCGGCTTGGTGCCTCGTGCGCAGGATACCAACCTCACACAG ATAATTGCCAATTGTGTTTCACTTCTTATCCTGAGCTCAGCACTTCCGGTCTTTTCACGTACACTTG GGATCACCCGCTTTGATCTGCTGGGAGACTTTGGCCGCTATAACTGGCTTGGGAACTTTTATGCTGTGTTCCTGTACAACATGCTGTTTGCTGGCCTCACCTCCGCCTCTCTGATCAAGACAGTCACGTGGGCAGTGCAGAGGGAACTCATCCACGCATTTG GGCTCCATCGACTACCCTTAACTGTCTCGCGCTCCACTGTCCCGTTCAGACTCCTGCTGGCAAGTGGACTGTCCAAAATCCAGTGA
- the dhh gene encoding desert hedgehog protein produces the protein MLKLLSVLWNGPSFDPSLHVPHLKHQASSMKKQPRRAHSARLGLLALLTCLCLAEGCGPGPGYGVRSRPRKLTPMHYKQFSPNFSENNLGASGRAEGKITRSSERFNELVCNYNPDIVFKDEENTNADRFMTKRCKECLNRLAIAVMNQWPGVHLRVTEAWDEDGHHPPGSLHYEGRAVDITTEDRDTDKYGLLSQLAVEAGFDWVHYESKYHIHCSVKADHSVAVEKGGCFPGWARVTAAGGGHKRMSTLAPGDKVMAVSTTGQIVFSPILFFLHRDQEARVTFLSLETEDGHTLVVTPHHLVFLDPDCALDNSKYRARFASRARAQHCVLIHRADGQIRPSRISYLSIQETTGVYAPLTEDGTLFVDGVLVSSYALVEGHTLAHWAFGPLRLISSFKRLLWGESTTQEQTTCTNTSSLHCNTGFYVSNSSPIVHQDVDGAWRMETKETLNYQTSNVHWYARVLYSVGSIILDPNTFHP, from the exons ATGCTCAAGCTATTATCAGTGCTTTGGAATGGACCAAGCTTTGACCCCAGCCTACATGTCCCCCACCTGAAGCATCAAGCCTCCTCAATGAAGAAGCAGCCCCGCCGGGCCCACAGCGCCCGGCTCGGCCTACTCGCTCTGTTGACCTGTCTGTGCCTGGCCGAGGGATGCGGGCCGGGCCCCGGCTACGGCGTCCGGTCCAGGCCCAGGAAGCTGACGCCCATGCACTACAAGCAATTTTCCCCCAACTTCTCAGAGAATAACCTAGGGGCCAGCGGGAGGGCAGAGGGCAAGATCACAAGGAGCTCGGAGCGCTTCAATGAACTGGTGTGCAACTACAACCCAGATATTGTCTTTAAAGATGAAGAGAACACCAATGCGGACCGCTTCATGACAAAG CGCTGCAAGGAGTGTTTGAATAGGCTGGCGATAGCAGTGATGAACCAGTGGCCAGGCGTGCACCTGCGGGTGACAGAGGCCTGGGACGAGGATGGTCACCACCCTCCCGGATCTCTGCACTATGAAGGTCGGGCTGTGGACATCACAACTGAGGACAGAGACACGGACAAATACGGACTGCTCTCCCAGCTGGCTGTGGAGGCAGGTTTCGACTGGGTCCACTACGAGTCCAAATATCACATCCACTGCTCTGTAAAAGCTG ATCACTCAGTTGCAGTGGAAAAAGGAGGCTGTTTCCCAGGCTGGGCCCGGGTGACTGCTGCTGGAGGGGGGCATAAGCGCATGTCAACACTAGCTCCTGGGGACAAAGTGATGGCCGTGTCTACGACAGGTCAAATAGTATTTAGCCCAATCCTGTTCTTTCTGCACCGGGATCAGGAAGCCCGGGTCACTTTTCTGTCTCTGGAGACAGAAGACGGCCATACATTGGTTGTCACGCCACACCACCTAGTCTTCTTAGACCCCGACTGCGCACTTGACAATAGTAAGTACCGAGCACGATTCGCCAGCAGAGCCCGAGCCCAGCACTGCGTTTTAATCCACCGAGCAGACGGTCAGATACGTCCATCTCGAATCAGTTACCTTTCAATCCAAGAGACCACGGGAGTGTACGCACCTTTGACAGAAGATGGGACTTTGTTTGTGGACGGGGTGCTCGTGTCCAGCTACGCACTAGTGGAAGGGCACACGCTGGCACATTGGGCGTTTGGACCTCTGCGACTCATCTCCTCATTCAAACGCCTACTTTGGGGGGAAAGCACAACGCAGGAGCAGACGACTTGCACTAACACAAGCTCACTTCATTGTAATACAGGTTTCTATGTGAGTAATAGCTCTCCTATTGTACATCAGGATGTGGATGGAGCTTGGAGAATGGAAACGAAAGAGACACTCAATTATCAGACGTCAAACGTGCACTGGTATGCTCGAGTATTGTACAGTGTGGGATCGATCATTTTAGACCCAAACACTTTTCATCCCTAA